The Bacillota bacterium genomic sequence GACCAGAAAAGAAAGGGCGCCTTGCCCCTCCCATGGGAAGCGCTCCTTCATCTCCCAGAGGAACACGAGCACCCCGTAGTGGAGCAGGGACGAGTATAGCTGCACGGGGTGGAGGGACACCCCTTGAACGGTCACCGCCCAGGCGACGGAGGTCGGAGCCCCGTATATGCCACAACCCAGGCGCGCCACGGCAGTTCCCAGGGCTGCTCCCGGAGCTGCGACGTCAAGAAGACGTGGGATGGGGTGTCTCTTGACTGCACCCAGGGCGATTATGGCAAGGCACCCGCCAATGATAGCCCCCTGGCTGGAGTACCCTCCCTCCGTCAAGTGGAGCACTGCTGCGGGTGCTGCCGCGTAGAGGTTCCAGTTCACCGCAACATGGCCGACGCGAGCGCCTGCCAAGCCCCCCAGAAGGCCGGCGGCCCACAGGTCCGTGGAGGTGGCCCGGTTGAAGCCCCTGGCAACGGCCAGGCGCCAGGCAAGCAGCGAACCTGCCGCCATGCCGGCAATGAGGGTCACGGTGAAGAGGTCAAGATCCACGCCTAGCAGCCTGACAAAGGTGGGCTGGATCATGTTAAGGGGCCACCTCGTAGCCAGCACCGGCGACAGCCTTGGCCATGGATTCCCTGCCTGGGTTTCCTGGCTGGTGAAGGACACGAACCGTCCCCGTGGCCAGATCCACCTCGACCTCCTCCACGCCCTCCAGGGACATGAGGGCCCCAAACACGCGTTTCTGGCAATGGCCGCAGCTCATTCCTGAAACTTTAAGAACCGTTTCCGTCATGGGCATACTTCCTACCTCCACGTGCCACGGACACCCTGATCCCGTCCACGGCAACTCAAGATGGGTGTAGTACGTAGAAGAGTACCACTAGCGCGAGCCCCCCCAGAAGCCACAGGAGGCACCGGGTCACTGGATTTTTCCACAAGGTACTTTCCCTGCCTACCATGTTCTTTCCTCGTTGAGGTGAGTATATCCCCGGCCTTTAGCCAGTGTCAAATCAGGTCCAGGACCACCTGCTACGTTGCTCCAGGCACCAGCTGCACCTTCAGGCGGGGTGAGGCCTTCCCTGCGAAAGTCGTGTCCAGGAGGTCTCTCTCACAGTGTGGGCGCGCATATACAAAGTGGGATCTCAGGGGAGACGTCTTCTCGAGGAGTTCTGCCTGGTTT encodes the following:
- a CDS encoding prolipoprotein diacylglyceryl transferase family protein yields the protein MIQPTFVRLLGVDLDLFTVTLIAGMAAGSLLAWRLAVARGFNRATSTDLWAAGLLGGLAGARVGHVAVNWNLYAAAPAAVLHLTEGGYSSQGAIIGGCLAIIALGAVKRHPIPRLLDVAAPGAALGTAVARLGCGIYGAPTSVAWAVTVQGVSLHPVQLYSSLLHYGVLVFLWEMKERFPWEGQGALSFLVLSSLGRVVIEGFKAPSPLVTTAQAPSTAALVLALLSLLLLSLQYVFRSGLLTRYWQRRLPARRL
- a CDS encoding cation transporter, whose product is MPMTETVLKVSGMSCGHCQKRVFGALMSLEGVEEVEVDLATGTVRVLHQPGNPGRESMAKAVAGAGYEVAP